One part of the Corynebacterium sp. CNCTC7651 genome encodes these proteins:
- a CDS encoding TSUP family transporter: MPPLTSTVLLIVAAACAGWVDAVIGGGGLILIPVLMSTTGLPAASVLATNKVAAVTGTASAAFTLKRKVGIPRATWAFAAAAFAASAGGAMAVVLISDDIVRPAIILLLLAVGTFVALRPQFGSGSGKRVESGRRQALALVAAAAIGFYDGIFGPGTGMFLIMAFTAIFAQSFLQSAAMAKVVNTATNLGALSVFIAGGYVVWPLALTLAVANVAGAQLGARTVLKGGSQLVRYALLALVVVLSTKLLIDEFL; the protein is encoded by the coding sequence ATGCCGCCCTTGACCTCCACCGTGTTGCTCATCGTTGCCGCGGCGTGCGCTGGCTGGGTGGATGCGGTCATCGGCGGGGGCGGGCTGATCCTCATCCCGGTGCTGATGTCCACCACCGGCCTCCCCGCGGCGTCGGTGCTGGCCACGAACAAGGTCGCGGCCGTCACGGGCACGGCATCCGCGGCGTTCACGCTGAAACGCAAGGTGGGCATCCCTCGCGCCACCTGGGCTTTCGCGGCGGCGGCGTTCGCGGCTTCCGCGGGCGGCGCGATGGCGGTGGTGCTGATCAGCGACGATATCGTCCGCCCCGCGATCATCCTCCTCCTGCTCGCGGTGGGCACCTTCGTGGCGCTGCGGCCGCAATTCGGGTCGGGTTCGGGGAAACGGGTGGAAAGTGGGCGTCGACAAGCATTAGCCCTGGTAGCAGCGGCGGCGATCGGCTTTTACGACGGCATTTTCGGGCCCGGCACCGGCATGTTCCTCATCATGGCGTTCACCGCGATCTTCGCGCAGAGCTTCCTGCAATCCGCCGCGATGGCGAAGGTGGTCAACACCGCGACGAATCTGGGCGCGCTGAGTGTCTTCATCGCGGGCGGGTACGTGGTCTGGCCGCTGGCGCTCACCCTCGCGGTGGCCAACGTCGCGGGCGCGCAGCTTGGCGCCCGCACGGTACTCAAGGGCGGGTCCCAGCTGGTTCGCTATGCGCTCTTGGCACTGGTGGTGGTCTTGAGCACAAAATTGCTTATCGACGAATTCCTTTAA
- a CDS encoding AbrB family transcriptional regulator gives MNRWLVVVPLSVALGAGLSALHVPAAWILGAILASGGMALASGRELPLDDRIFRFARGIIGVMAALPLVGIPPRELLPFLLPGLIAAAFVLALAFGGGLVLANHGVTRETGVLSLLPGGASVMPAIAQEVGADVRYVSLSQYLRLLVVSMTLPLVASVMAPGVGGGGGSAGGVGAAVGADAAGGVGAGAASVATSAATGLAPGDTVSPWMWLLVPALVVVGLPVGKFLRLPNASVFGPMLVTVLVGSMADFQVASPRPLTIAGLIAIGWVCGGGLSVPALKQFKRLLPATLAYIALLMTACAAVGWLMSAWLGISFYEGYLATTPGALETVLALAAEGGAGPAVIALQLIRLICVLIFAGYLPKLLRHLSRG, from the coding sequence GTGAACCGTTGGCTAGTCGTCGTCCCGCTGTCCGTGGCGCTGGGCGCGGGACTCTCCGCGCTGCACGTGCCCGCCGCGTGGATCCTCGGGGCCATCCTCGCCTCCGGCGGCATGGCGCTGGCCAGCGGGCGCGAACTGCCTCTCGACGATCGCATTTTCCGTTTCGCACGCGGCATCATCGGCGTGATGGCTGCCCTGCCACTTGTTGGTATTCCCCCGCGGGAATTGCTGCCGTTTCTCTTGCCCGGCCTGATCGCTGCGGCGTTTGTGCTGGCGCTGGCGTTTGGCGGCGGGCTGGTGCTGGCCAACCACGGGGTTACTCGCGAGACCGGGGTGCTGTCCCTGCTGCCGGGCGGCGCGTCGGTCATGCCCGCCATTGCCCAGGAGGTTGGCGCGGACGTCCGCTACGTCTCCCTCTCCCAGTACCTCCGCCTCTTGGTCGTGTCCATGACGTTGCCGCTGGTCGCCTCCGTCATGGCGCCTGGGGTTGGGGGCGGTGGTGGTTCGGCTGGCGGTGTGGGTGCCGCCGTGGGTGCCGATGCGGCAGGCGGCGTGGGCGCCGGTGCGGCGAGCGTGGCCACCAGCGCCGCCACTGGCCTCGCCCCCGGTGACACGGTTTCCCCCTGGATGTGGCTTTTGGTTCCAGCCCTGGTTGTGGTTGGCCTGCCGGTGGGCAAGTTTCTGCGGCTGCCCAACGCCTCCGTGTTCGGCCCCATGCTGGTCACGGTGCTGGTCGGATCGATGGCTGACTTCCAGGTCGCTTCCCCCAGGCCCCTCACCATCGCCGGCCTCATTGCCATCGGTTGGGTTTGCGGCGGCGGGCTCAGCGTGCCGGCATTGAAGCAGTTCAAGAGGCTGCTGCCCGCCACCTTGGCTTACATTGCCTTATTGATGACAGCCTGCGCCGCCGTCGGTTGGCTCATGTCCGCGTGGTTGGGGATCTCGTTCTACGAGGGCTACCTGGCCACCACGCCCGGTGCGCTCGAAACGGTGTTGGCGCTTGCCGCCGAGGGCGGAGCCGGCCCCGCCGTGATCGCCCTGCAGCTCATCCGCCTCATCTGTGTGCTCATCTTTGCCGGCTACCTGCCGAAACTGCTGCGGCACCTTTCCCGCGGGTAG
- a CDS encoding glycosyltransferase 87 family protein produces the protein MRGASIANALGLAAALAFGAWRYSLNHADLHSIFTADVPSDLQVYLLGGELVRNGEPLYAGDLLPGLPFTYPPFAGVVFSWFGEATTQLGHAWTAASILVLAWVVWMSARATRASARISPVLLLTAFFVLCTEPVHATLFFGQVNIFLMALVCLDFLPRRYRLPGIGVGLAAGFKLTPAYFVLLFAVQRRWGAMFVAAFTFLCTVATGFAEVTDARRFWTESMFNSDRVGFADNPGAQAIRQVLSREFGIESTPLWLALAVLVTALAAYAAHIALRRSNTTLALAFIGMASCLVSPFSWHHHWVWIVPFGVAIYAAWGVVPMLLAMLPFAAINVAHEVFVVPNLLFTLVPLGFIAWYAWRGATGPSDVAEPGRGGGRHGTGRGGATGALRLDT, from the coding sequence ATGAGGGGCGCATCCATAGCCAACGCGCTGGGGCTGGCGGCGGCGCTGGCGTTCGGCGCGTGGCGCTACAGCCTGAACCACGCGGATCTGCACAGCATCTTCACCGCGGATGTGCCGAGTGACCTGCAGGTCTACCTCCTCGGCGGCGAACTGGTGCGAAACGGGGAGCCGCTCTACGCCGGCGACTTGCTGCCGGGTCTGCCCTTCACGTACCCGCCGTTCGCGGGAGTGGTGTTCTCCTGGTTCGGCGAGGCCACGACGCAGCTGGGCCACGCGTGGACGGCGGCCTCGATCCTCGTGCTCGCGTGGGTGGTGTGGATGTCGGCGCGGGCAACGCGGGCGTCGGCACGCATAAGCCCCGTCCTCTTGCTCACCGCATTTTTTGTGCTGTGCACGGAGCCGGTGCACGCGACGCTGTTTTTCGGGCAGGTCAATATCTTCCTGATGGCGCTGGTGTGCCTGGATTTCCTGCCGCGGCGCTACCGCTTGCCCGGGATTGGCGTGGGCCTGGCCGCGGGGTTCAAGCTCACGCCGGCGTACTTTGTGCTGCTCTTTGCGGTGCAGCGGCGGTGGGGCGCGATGTTCGTGGCCGCGTTCACGTTCCTGTGCACGGTGGCGACGGGGTTTGCCGAGGTCACGGACGCGCGCCGCTTCTGGACGGAATCCATGTTCAACTCAGACCGCGTCGGGTTCGCCGACAATCCGGGCGCGCAGGCGATCCGCCAGGTGCTCTCGCGCGAGTTCGGCATCGAGTCCACACCGCTCTGGCTCGCGCTTGCCGTCCTTGTCACGGCACTAGCGGCGTACGCGGCGCACATTGCTTTACGACGTTCCAATACAACCCTCGCCCTCGCCTTCATCGGTATGGCGTCCTGCCTGGTCAGCCCGTTCTCCTGGCACCATCACTGGGTGTGGATTGTGCCGTTTGGCGTGGCCATCTACGCCGCGTGGGGCGTGGTGCCGATGCTGCTGGCTATGCTGCCGTTCGCCGCGATCAACGTGGCGCACGAGGTGTTCGTGGTGCCGAACCTGCTGTTCACGCTGGTGCCGCTGGGCTTCATCGCGTGGTACGCGTGGCGCGGGGCCACCGGCCCGTCTGACGTGGCTGAGCCGGGGCGGGGCGGTGGCCGACACGGAACCGGCCGCGGCGGGGCCACCGGGGCTCTACGCTTGGACACGTGA
- a CDS encoding gamma carbonic anhydrase family protein, whose product MIYAFEGKTPQIDPTAYVAPGATIIGDVVLGPEVNIWPGAVLRGDVGRIIVGARSNIQDGSVVHVDTGGETVLGEDVTVGHMAMLHSCVIEDACLIGMSSTVLSRSRVGEGSIIAGGALVREGQEIPAFSLAAGVPAEVKRELEESTREARVKHAAHYVALAARHREGTVPVEG is encoded by the coding sequence GTGATTTACGCGTTTGAAGGCAAAACCCCGCAGATCGATCCGACCGCGTACGTGGCCCCCGGCGCCACCATCATCGGGGACGTGGTCCTTGGACCCGAGGTGAACATCTGGCCCGGTGCGGTGCTGCGGGGCGACGTTGGCCGCATCATCGTCGGCGCGCGCTCCAACATCCAGGACGGTTCCGTTGTGCACGTGGATACAGGCGGGGAGACGGTGCTGGGGGAGGACGTGACCGTGGGCCACATGGCCATGCTGCACTCCTGCGTGATCGAGGATGCGTGCTTGATCGGGATGTCCTCCACCGTGCTGTCCCGCAGCCGGGTGGGGGAGGGCTCCATCATCGCTGGCGGCGCGCTGGTGCGCGAGGGCCAGGAGATTCCGGCGTTTTCGCTGGCCGCGGGCGTACCGGCGGAGGTGAAGCGGGAGCTGGAGGAATCCACGCGGGAGGCCCGCGTGAAGCACGCCGCGCACTACGTGGCGCTGGCTGCGCGCCACCGCGAAGGCACGGTCCCGGTCGAGGGCTAA
- a CDS encoding amino acid permease: MTTVTGPGTNPGTTPAGSTAHKAHTVTMWTLVSLIIGSTLGSGIFALPQNIGSVAGPGAMLVGWCIAGVGMLSIAFVFQILALRKPHLDSGVYAYVRAGLGDFIGFTSGLGYWLGSVMAQVGYATLFFGTVGYYVPAFRNQWVLALAVSVLTWAIFFALTRGVKQAAVMNVVVTVAKVVPILCFILLVAFLGFSWDTFTADFWGRGSGFTFSEQLQGIMLYTVWVFIGIEGASVYSKQAQTRTDVGRATIIGFLSILVLLVSVSTLSYGVLTQEELAALPDNSMAAVLEAVVGPWGGALISIGLCLSVLGAYVSWQMLCAEPIVLMARDGLLPARLGRVNKAGAPFAAQLVSTVVIQFFVIVFFASATSYNAMVQLATIMYLLPYIFSALYLVILCLRAEPDEVRPTPSVNSKHLLVGALAFIYSLWLIYAADPVYVLFGALAVVPGMIPYIWTKRSRGERLFNTFEWVVVALVFTGAAFALFGLADGTLVLD; this comes from the coding sequence ATGACCACTGTGACCGGCCCGGGAACCAACCCGGGGACAACCCCCGCGGGAAGCACCGCGCACAAGGCGCACACCGTGACCATGTGGACGTTGGTCTCGCTGATCATCGGCTCCACACTCGGCTCCGGCATCTTCGCGCTGCCGCAAAACATCGGCTCCGTCGCCGGCCCAGGCGCCATGCTGGTGGGCTGGTGCATCGCCGGCGTGGGCATGCTCTCCATCGCGTTTGTCTTCCAGATCCTGGCGCTGCGCAAGCCCCACCTGGATTCTGGCGTGTACGCCTACGTGCGCGCCGGCCTGGGCGATTTCATCGGTTTCACCAGCGGATTGGGCTACTGGCTGGGCTCCGTGATGGCGCAGGTGGGTTACGCCACCTTGTTCTTCGGCACGGTGGGCTACTACGTGCCGGCGTTCCGCAACCAGTGGGTGCTGGCCCTCGCGGTGTCCGTGCTCACCTGGGCGATCTTCTTCGCACTCACCCGCGGCGTGAAGCAGGCGGCGGTGATGAACGTGGTGGTCACCGTGGCCAAGGTGGTGCCCATCCTGTGCTTCATCCTGCTGGTGGCCTTCCTCGGCTTCTCCTGGGACACGTTCACCGCGGACTTCTGGGGCAGGGGCTCCGGCTTCACGTTCTCTGAGCAGCTGCAGGGCATCATGCTCTACACGGTGTGGGTGTTCATCGGCATCGAGGGCGCCTCCGTGTACTCCAAGCAGGCGCAGACGCGTACCGACGTCGGCCGCGCCACCATCATCGGCTTCCTCTCCATCCTGGTGCTCTTGGTCTCCGTGTCCACGCTTTCCTACGGCGTGCTCACGCAGGAGGAGCTCGCGGCGCTGCCGGACAACTCCATGGCCGCGGTGCTTGAGGCCGTGGTGGGCCCGTGGGGCGGCGCGCTCATCTCCATCGGCCTGTGCCTCTCGGTGCTCGGCGCCTACGTGTCCTGGCAGATGCTGTGCGCGGAGCCGATCGTGCTCATGGCGCGCGACGGCCTGCTGCCCGCGCGCCTCGGCCGCGTGAACAAGGCGGGCGCGCCGTTTGCCGCACAGCTGGTCTCCACTGTGGTGATCCAGTTCTTCGTCATCGTCTTCTTCGCCTCGGCGACCTCCTACAACGCGATGGTGCAGCTGGCCACCATCATGTACCTGCTGCCGTACATCTTCTCCGCGCTCTACCTGGTCATTCTCTGCCTGCGCGCAGAGCCTGACGAGGTCCGCCCAACCCCATCCGTGAACTCCAAGCACCTGCTGGTCGGCGCGCTCGCGTTCATCTACTCGCTCTGGCTGATCTACGCCGCGGACCCCGTCTACGTCCTCTTCGGCGCGCTCGCGGTGGTGCCGGGCATGATCCCGTACATCTGGACCAAGCGCAGTCGCGGCGAGCGCCTCTTCAACACCTTCGAGTGGGTTGTCGTGGCCCTCGTCTTCACCGGCGCCGCGTTCGCGCTCTTCGGCTTGGCCGACGGCACGCTGGTGTTGGACTAG
- a CDS encoding Sir2 family NAD-dependent protein deacetylase — MDLTTQTQFEDPAIAMAHASAVRSIERVVRETAEPTEGGVAKQNVLRQLAEPKVLVVTGAGMSTESGIPDYRSKHGRLTKGRPMTYQEFAHSPAQVRRYWARAFVGIRFMRAAAPNRAHFALVELERAGLLRGIVTQNVDGLHAEAGSQHVIALHGDMDHVVCLDCGALHERTLIDALLNAANPGYFESVEVEGAMINPDGDVELRDRDVARFTMVACPSCGGERLKPNVVYFGENVPKARRAEANRWLEESTSVIAIGTSLAVMSGYKFVLDAKKQGKPVAVINGGPGRADQKVDTVWRANVGDALGEVLDGLGL, encoded by the coding sequence ATGGACCTCACCACACAGACGCAGTTCGAAGACCCGGCGATCGCCATGGCGCACGCCAGCGCGGTGCGCTCCATCGAGCGCGTGGTGCGTGAGACGGCTGAGCCGACGGAAGGGGGCGTCGCTAAGCAAAATGTGCTCCGGCAGCTCGCGGAACCGAAGGTGCTGGTGGTGACGGGTGCGGGGATGTCCACGGAGTCCGGGATCCCGGATTACCGCTCCAAGCACGGGCGGCTGACCAAGGGCCGGCCGATGACGTACCAGGAGTTCGCGCATTCGCCGGCGCAGGTGCGCAGGTATTGGGCGCGCGCGTTTGTGGGCATCCGGTTCATGCGGGCGGCGGCGCCGAACCGCGCGCACTTCGCACTGGTGGAGTTGGAGCGCGCCGGGCTGCTGCGCGGCATTGTCACGCAGAACGTCGACGGGCTGCACGCGGAGGCTGGCTCGCAGCACGTCATCGCGCTGCACGGGGACATGGACCACGTGGTCTGCTTGGACTGCGGGGCGCTGCACGAGCGCACGCTTATCGACGCTCTCTTGAACGCCGCCAACCCCGGGTACTTCGAGTCGGTTGAGGTGGAGGGCGCGATGATCAACCCGGACGGCGACGTGGAGCTGCGGGATAGGGACGTGGCGCGGTTCACCATGGTCGCGTGCCCGTCCTGCGGCGGCGAGCGCCTGAAACCCAACGTGGTGTACTTCGGGGAGAACGTGCCCAAGGCGCGCCGGGCGGAGGCGAACCGCTGGTTGGAGGAATCCACGTCCGTGATCGCGATTGGGACGTCGCTGGCCGTGATGAGCGGCTACAAGTTCGTGCTGGATGCGAAGAAGCAGGGCAAACCCGTCGCGGTGATTAACGGCGGGCCGGGCCGCGCGGACCAGAAGGTGGACACGGTGTGGCGCGCCAACGTTGGCGACGCGCTGGGTGAGGTGCTGGACGGGCTGGGGCTATGA
- a CDS encoding ROK family transcriptional regulator, which produces MAFSRPSSPAAKCLHLVRLGELTSRSELIEATGLSQPTITRAVTALVGAGYVTERLDLAKSNGRGRPTVPLELADPEAVHAGVSVGTEATYIALFDVKGHTLTCVDLELPVAKMDQDDFIQHIMAGLNRLTASVGRPLATVGVTASGTVTPDGRVTAHNLGWDNVPFGPQMREQFSVPVQVTSVSAAIVGSELQSSRDLSMPSVLALFADDSIACAVTTENGVMPVEVSRDDLTTQGLLSAIGKPEVRTLRDAVTNPQHQDVSRPALDRRARGLGQLAGELCETYHPATVVVAGSAFIDDPLAPAPFAQAARETTGSKVDLRMLPTHTEMVRDIARAVALDLVLTEPLAVAERLTARR; this is translated from the coding sequence ATGGCTTTTTCCCGTCCGTCCTCCCCAGCAGCCAAGTGTCTGCATCTTGTGCGTTTGGGTGAACTGACGTCGAGAAGCGAGCTCATCGAAGCAACCGGCCTGTCCCAGCCCACCATTACCCGGGCGGTGACCGCCCTGGTTGGCGCGGGGTACGTGACGGAGCGCCTGGATCTGGCCAAGTCCAACGGCCGCGGTCGGCCGACGGTGCCGCTGGAGCTGGCGGATCCGGAGGCCGTGCACGCCGGCGTGTCCGTGGGTACGGAGGCCACCTACATCGCCCTGTTTGACGTGAAAGGCCACACCCTGACCTGCGTGGACCTGGAACTGCCGGTGGCCAAGATGGATCAGGACGACTTCATCCAGCACATCATGGCTGGGCTGAACCGCCTCACCGCCAGCGTGGGCCGGCCGCTGGCCACCGTTGGCGTGACTGCGTCCGGCACCGTCACGCCGGATGGCCGCGTAACCGCCCACAACCTGGGCTGGGACAACGTGCCGTTCGGCCCGCAGATGCGGGAGCAGTTCTCCGTGCCGGTGCAGGTCACCTCCGTCAGCGCAGCGATTGTGGGGTCAGAGCTGCAGTCCAGCCGGGACCTGAGCATGCCCTCCGTGCTGGCGCTGTTCGCGGACGACTCCATCGCCTGCGCCGTGACCACGGAAAACGGTGTGATGCCGGTGGAGGTGTCGCGCGATGACCTCACCACCCAGGGCTTGCTTAGCGCCATTGGCAAGCCGGAGGTGCGCACGCTGCGCGACGCGGTGACCAACCCGCAGCACCAGGATGTCTCCCGCCCGGCGCTGGATCGGCGCGCCCGCGGACTTGGCCAGCTGGCCGGCGAGCTGTGCGAGACCTACCACCCCGCCACCGTGGTGGTGGCCGGCAGCGCGTTCATCGACGATCCACTCGCGCCCGCCCCCTTCGCCCAAGCCGCCCGCGAAACCACCGGCAGCAAGGTGGACCTGCGCATGCTGCCCACGCACACCGAGATGGTGCGCGACATCGCCCGCGCCGTTGCCCTGGACTTGGTACTCACCGAGCCGCTCGCGGTGGCGGAGCGGCTCACCGCCCGCCGCTAG
- a CDS encoding DDE-type integrase/transposase/recombinase, translating into MFYARKPRPTKPNPTPHTARNIPRLSEQQVDDILALLDANPYSSVDDVYYNAYNHGLYIASLSSFYRTARQHQRLLKQRSHTRRRNNTKRGRTTPPHVIATAPGQVLCWDITFLPGPCISQNYACLTVIDLYSRAVVGTSITPREQTRAATELFTRILSQYPDVHTVHSDNGPSMTSTTIAELFHSRGITQSFSRPHTSNDNPHMESLFHTMKGSPYYPPVFASIDHATNWVSTFTTNYNSRPNSAINYYTPQSVLDGTWRTLQTSRHHAIQDALEEGRIHTPPKTPTGLPREVTIIRTTTTTYPSPQPLTTNP; encoded by the coding sequence GTGTTCTACGCCCGTAAACCCCGCCCGACGAAGCCCAATCCCACCCCGCACACCGCCCGCAACATCCCCCGTCTGAGCGAGCAGCAAGTCGACGACATTCTGGCGCTGCTCGACGCCAACCCGTATTCAAGCGTCGACGACGTGTACTACAACGCCTACAACCACGGGTTATACATCGCCAGCTTGAGCAGCTTCTACCGCACCGCCCGCCAACACCAGCGCCTGCTTAAACAGCGCTCCCACACCCGCAGACGCAACAACACCAAACGCGGACGCACAACACCCCCACACGTCATCGCCACGGCCCCGGGACAAGTGCTGTGCTGGGACATCACCTTCCTACCTGGACCATGCATCAGTCAGAACTACGCCTGCCTAACCGTGATCGACCTGTACTCGCGAGCCGTAGTAGGCACCAGCATCACCCCGCGCGAACAAACCCGCGCCGCAACCGAGCTGTTCACTCGCATCCTCAGCCAATACCCCGACGTGCACACCGTGCACTCCGACAACGGCCCCTCGATGACCAGCACCACCATCGCCGAGCTGTTTCACTCCCGCGGCATCACCCAATCCTTCAGCCGCCCCCACACCAGCAACGACAACCCCCACATGGAGTCTTTGTTTCACACCATGAAAGGAAGTCCCTACTACCCGCCAGTGTTCGCGTCCATCGACCACGCCACCAATTGGGTCAGCACCTTCACCACCAACTACAACAGCCGGCCAAACAGCGCGATCAACTACTACACCCCACAAAGCGTCCTCGACGGCACCTGGCGCACACTGCAAACCAGCCGCCACCACGCCATCCAGGATGCCCTAGAAGAAGGACGCATCCACACACCACCCAAAACCCCAACCGGACTGCCCAGAGAAGTCACCATCATCCGCACAACCACCACCACATACCCCAGCCCCCAACCACTAACCACCAACCCATAA
- a CDS encoding DUF885 domain-containing protein produces MTSTSARVREPSLLDATCENFVYDLAEISPTTATQIGLDGFDGELEDFSPEYWDALAERIRDLVADVDALNDSTDESDDEDDFDDVDSLTATVLRDRMAYQLEMHHRGEFLRRLNIIDSPVQTIRDSFALMPKVTEEDFDNIASRMSKVRAALRGYAESLAEAASTGDLASHRQIDGVINQCEALGQEGSLLEQQGLPPESQVVTEAKEAFSEFADWLSTELSPQATHEDGVGRDRYELFSEYFLGREVDLDDAYDWATEQLAATVDEQVAIARSLYGPDATVLGAYRQLNDDPKYQLHGTDALMEWMSQVNDEVLGVLDGADITIPADLPRVECAIDRAGSGGIFYTPPSDDMLRPGTMWWSVPAGQEVFHTWQELTTIFHEGVPGHHLQMGTTLLQRPELNLWRRSVCWNAGHGEGWALYAEHLMGEHGYFEDPGFRMGLLDARRLRLARVLVDVGVHLRKTTPDGVGTWDASYAKAFLRDNSAMGDSTLTFELDRYMGWPGQAPCYAIGYRDWITLRDKALAKGLTLREFHDKALRVGSIPMDMLANEVLNH; encoded by the coding sequence ATGACCTCTACTTCTGCGCGCGTGCGCGAGCCCTCGCTGCTGGATGCCACCTGCGAGAACTTCGTGTACGACCTGGCTGAGATCTCGCCCACCACCGCGACCCAGATCGGGCTCGACGGGTTCGATGGTGAGCTGGAGGATTTCAGCCCGGAATACTGGGACGCGCTGGCGGAGCGCATCCGCGATCTTGTGGCAGACGTGGACGCGTTGAATGATTCGACGGATGAGTCCGACGATGAGGACGATTTTGACGACGTAGACAGCCTTACCGCGACCGTGCTGCGGGACCGGATGGCGTACCAGCTGGAGATGCACCACCGCGGCGAGTTCCTGCGCCGGCTGAACATCATCGACTCGCCCGTGCAGACCATCCGCGATTCCTTCGCGCTGATGCCCAAGGTGACGGAGGAGGACTTTGACAACATCGCCTCGCGCATGAGCAAGGTCCGCGCCGCGCTGCGCGGCTACGCCGAATCCCTCGCCGAGGCCGCGAGCACCGGCGACCTTGCATCCCACCGCCAGATCGACGGCGTGATCAACCAGTGCGAGGCACTGGGCCAGGAAGGGTCCCTGCTGGAGCAGCAGGGTCTGCCGCCGGAGTCCCAGGTGGTCACGGAGGCGAAGGAAGCGTTCTCGGAGTTCGCGGACTGGCTGTCCACCGAGCTGTCCCCGCAGGCCACGCACGAAGACGGCGTGGGCCGCGACCGCTACGAGCTGTTCTCCGAGTACTTCCTCGGCCGCGAGGTGGACTTGGACGACGCGTACGACTGGGCCACCGAACAGCTCGCCGCCACCGTGGATGAGCAGGTAGCCATCGCACGCAGTCTCTACGGCCCGGACGCCACCGTGCTAGGCGCGTACCGCCAGCTCAACGACGACCCGAAGTACCAGCTCCACGGCACCGACGCGCTGATGGAGTGGATGAGCCAGGTCAACGATGAGGTGTTGGGCGTCCTCGACGGCGCGGACATCACCATCCCCGCAGACCTCCCGCGCGTGGAATGCGCCATCGACCGCGCCGGCTCCGGCGGCATCTTCTACACCCCGCCGAGCGACGACATGCTCCGCCCCGGCACCATGTGGTGGTCCGTCCCCGCAGGCCAGGAGGTCTTCCACACCTGGCAAGAGCTGACCACCATCTTCCACGAGGGCGTGCCGGGCCACCACCTGCAAATGGGCACCACCCTGCTGCAGCGCCCCGAACTCAACCTGTGGCGCCGCTCCGTGTGCTGGAACGCTGGCCACGGCGAGGGCTGGGCCCTCTACGCCGAGCACCTCATGGGCGAGCACGGCTACTTCGAGGACCCCGGCTTCCGCATGGGGCTTCTCGACGCTCGCCGTTTGCGCCTTGCACGAGTGCTTGTCGACGTCGGAGTTCACCTCCGCAAGACCACCCCCGACGGGGTTGGCACCTGGGACGCCTCCTACGCTAAGGCGTTCCTGCGCGACAACTCCGCGATGGGCGATTCCACCCTCACCTTCGAGCTGGACCGCTACATGGGCTGGCCGGGCCAGGCCCCCTGCTACGCGATTGGCTACCGCGACTGGATCACTCTCCGCGACAAGGCCTTGGCCAAGGGCCTCACGCTGCGGGAATTCCACGACAAGGCCCTGCGCGTCGGCTCCATCCCGATGGACATGCTGGCCAACGAGGTGCTCAACCACTAG
- a CDS encoding guanine nucleotide-binding protein subunit gamma: MATFDVPRLVPQPVSFGACSDSQEVAVPSNGDSSPRRRRVAVRAGDVLGIPVTYLDPGELLDDAVVVTLAAGSFVFAPCVKKGWGLDFTPAQKAQMVAIYRNLPYGAKGKWIARHGLSNATMFKWGQRLGLPSAAEAKLDALTEDISSRLSPRAMTYLVRSYAALPAGEKGAFLVALGLTHMEMSKWIAKVADGSIEQYALKRKADIVGSGTHDDPTRSRKQVERMLAENDRLKRELAKANQKLQRQDAELDKWRQTSDALGKALASMPDLPGVDYDAEENPYPKTKHAAMKLVSRKNNASSTPSSPTDTP; encoded by the coding sequence ATGGCCACGTTTGATGTTCCTCGCTTGGTGCCGCAGCCGGTGTCGTTTGGTGCCTGCTCGGATTCGCAGGAGGTAGCGGTGCCGTCTAATGGTGACAGTTCACCGCGCCGGCGTCGGGTGGCGGTGCGGGCTGGGGATGTGCTCGGTATTCCGGTGACGTATTTGGATCCGGGTGAGCTACTCGATGATGCGGTGGTGGTGACACTTGCCGCAGGCTCGTTCGTGTTTGCTCCGTGTGTGAAAAAGGGGTGGGGCCTTGATTTCACCCCAGCCCAGAAGGCGCAGATGGTCGCGATCTACCGCAACTTGCCCTATGGGGCGAAAGGGAAATGGATAGCCCGCCACGGGCTCAGTAACGCCACGATGTTCAAGTGGGGGCAGCGTCTCGGGTTACCGTCTGCGGCTGAGGCCAAACTCGACGCGCTGACAGAAGACATCTCTAGCCGCCTCTCGCCGCGTGCGATGACGTACCTCGTGCGCAGTTATGCGGCACTTCCTGCCGGGGAGAAGGGTGCGTTTTTGGTGGCGCTGGGGCTGACGCATATGGAAATGTCGAAATGGATCGCCAAGGTGGCGGACGGATCAATCGAGCAATACGCGCTGAAACGGAAGGCAGATATTGTGGGCTCTGGTACGCATGACGACCCAACGCGCAGTCGTAAGCAGGTTGAGCGGATGCTCGCCGAAAACGACCGGCTGAAGCGGGAGTTGGCGAAGGCCAACCAGAAGCTTCAGCGCCAAGACGCGGAGTTGGATAAGTGGAGGCAGACCAGTGATGCGCTGGGAAAAGCTTTAGCGTCCATGCCCGATCTTCCTGGCGTGGACTACGACGCGGAGGAAAATCCTTATCCGAAGACGAAACACGCCGCTATGAAACTGGTCTCAAGGAAGAACAACGCCTCATCGACGCCCTCGTCTCCTACGGACACTCCCTAA